The Pseudonocardia sp. HH130630-07 DNA window TCGAACAGGTCCCTGGTCAGCCCGGCGACGTCGACCGTCTCCGGGCGCAGCAGTGACGGCTGCTCGGCGCGGGTCAGCGCGAGCATCTCCGAGACCAGCCGGTTCATCCGTTCCAGCTCGTCGTCGACCAGGGCGACGGTGTCGGTGACGTCCTCGGGGTCCGCCGGGTCGACGACGCCGAGATGCCCGCGCACGATCGTGATCGGGGTCCGCAGCTCGTGCCCGGCGTCGTCGACGAACCGGCGCTGGGCCTGCACGCCCGACTGCACGCGGTCGAGCATCGCGTTCAGCGTCCCGGCCAGCTCGGCGATCTCGTCCCGGGCCGGGGCCCGGTGCGGGACCCGCCGGGACATGTCGGTTCCGGTGATCGTCCGGGCGATGGTCGCGACGTCGCGCAGCGGACGCAGGATCCGGCCCGCGACCAGCCACGCCCCGACCGCGCTGAGCAACGCCGTGCCGAGCCCCACCAGCATCATCAGCCGCAGGGCCTCGTGCGCGAACTCGTGCTCCTGCTCGGTGAAGTAGCCGATCATGATGACGCCGGTGTCCGGGTCACCCGCCATCCCGACCGGCAGCGCCGACCAGCGGACCTCACCGGCGTCACTGAGGTAGGACCCGGTCGTCGGACGCCGGACGTCGGCGACCAGCGCCTGGAACTCCGGATCCTCGCGCAGCAGTACCCGCGGGCTCGTCCGGCGGGTCTCCCAGCGGAACTCGCCGTTGAGGTAGCCGATGAACTTCTCGTTGGGCCGCGCGACGTTCGCCGCGATCACCGACCGCAGGATCTCGTCGACCGAGCCGTACGGCCGCCCCGTCGTCGGGTTGATCCCGCTCACGCTCACCCGGGCGAACTCCGCGGTCTCCGAGCCCAGCGCCTCGTCGATCCGGCGGTCCGTCTCGTTGATCAGCAGCACCCAGGTCACGATCGTGACCACGCTCAGCGACGCGAGCACGAGCAGCAGGACCCAGCCGACGATCCTGGTGCGCACCCGGGTCGCCCGGCCGGCCCGGCGCCCACCGGGACCGGTCTCGACGGCATCCGTCGCGATGATCGCCTCCTCGTTCGTTCCGGCGCCGTCCATGATCCCGTACGCCACCCCGTCACATTGGCGACACTCTAGTGCGAATAACTACGGAACGTCGCCGTCGTTGGGCCGAGAGGCGTACGGGACACTGCGCCGCATACCTGGCCGTGACCCACCGTTCGCCGGATCGGCCGGAACATCGTCCTCCGGGGGCCCGACGCCCCCGGTGGGGTGACAACCGCGGCCGTCGAGAACGAGGGGGATTCATGCGCCTGCCGGGAATGCACGCCGTGCTGACCGTGGGGGTGGCCGTGCTCGCGACCGCCGGGACGGTCTCCGCCGTGTCGCTGACGGCCACCGGCGAGCAGGCACCCGCGCTGGTCCCCGCACCGGCCACCTCCACGCCGCCGCCCGCCGCGGTCCCGCCGCCACCGCTCCCGGCCCCGGCACCCGTCGCGAGCGTCGACCCGGAGCCGGGCGGCGCGGCGGGATCCGGTGCCACGGGGTCGTCCGGGTCCGCCGGCACCGGCTCCTCCGGCGGCACCGCCCCGGAAGCGGTGGACGAGGCGCCGGTCGAGGCGCCGGCCCCGGCGCCCGTCGAGCCGCCGGCCCCCGCCCCGGCCCCGGACGACGACTCCGACAACGACCCCGACGGCGAGGGCGGCATGCCGCCGCGCGGCGCCCCGGACAGCCCGGAGGAGCGCCAGGAGCAGATCGACTTCGCCTGCGAGAACGGCTGGATCTCCGGGGACGCCTGCAGCAACGGCTGACGCACGCGACCGCCGAGACCCGCGACCGATTCCCGCGAGTCAGCGGTCGCGGGCGGTGGCAGAGTCGGTGTCGTGCTACTCGACCACGACACCTGCTACCGCGCCGTCGCCGCCAAGGACGCGCGGTTCGACGGCCAGTTCGTCACGGCGGTGCGCACCACCGGCATCTACTGCCGGCCGTCCTGCCCGGTGCCCCCGCCCCGGGCCCGCAACGTCGAGTTCCTGCGCACCGCGGCGGCCGCCCAGTCGGCCGGCTACCGCGCCTGCCGGCGCTGCCTGCCCGACGCCGTCCCCGGGTCCCCGGAGTGGAACCTGCGGGCCGACGCGGCCGGGCGCGCGATGCGGCTGATCTCCGACGGCGTCGTCGAGCGGGAGGGTGTTCCGGGCCTCGCCGCCCGGCTGGGCTACTCACCGCGTCAGCTGGGCCGGATCCTCACCGCCGAGCTCGGCGCCGGTCCGCTGGCCCTCGCCAGGGCCCAGCGCGCGCACCGCACGCGTCCTGGTGGAGACGACGCCGCTGGGGCTCGCCGACGTCGCGTTCGCCGCCGGGTTCGGCAGCGTGCGGCAGTTCAACGACACGGTCCGGTCGGTGTACGGGGTGCCGCCGTCGCGGCTGCGCACCGAGGCGACCCGCCGGCGCGGGTACTCCCCCGGCACCCCCGGCGCGATCACCCTGCGGCTGCCGTACCGGACGCCGTTCGACCCGCGGGGGCTGCTGGACCATCTCGCGGCCCGCGCGATCGACCGGGTGGAGCTCGTCGACGGCGGGACCTACCGGCGCACGCTGCTGCTGCCGCACGGGCCGGCGTCGGTCGTCCTGGACCTGACGGCGCGGCCGGGGGCGGTGCTGGCGACGCTGCGCACGACCGATCCGCGCGACGTCGGACCGGCGGTGTCCCGGCTGCGCCGGCTGCTCGACCTCGACGCCGACCCGCAGGCCGTCGACGCCGCGCTGGCCGCCGACCCGGTCCTCGCCCCGCTCGTCGCGGCGACGCCCGGGGTCCGGCTGGCCGGGTCGGCCGATCCGGTGGAGACCGCCGTCCGCACGGTGCTCGGCCAGCAGGTCTCGGTGGCCGCGGCCCGCACGGCGGCGTCCCGGCTGGCCGCCGAGCACGGGACCGTGCTGCCCCCGGCGCTGCGCGGCGACCGGGAGGACGCCCCCGACCTGCTCTTCCCCACCGCGGACGTGCTCGCCGGGGTGCACCCGCCCGGTCCGGCCCGGCGGGCGGAGTCGCTGCGCGCGCTGTGCGCCGCGCTCGC harbors:
- a CDS encoding sensor histidine kinase, with amino-acid sequence MAYGIMDGAGTNEEAIIATDAVETGPGGRRAGRATRVRTRIVGWVLLLVLASLSVVTIVTWVLLINETDRRIDEALGSETAEFARVSVSGINPTTGRPYGSVDEILRSVIAANVARPNEKFIGYLNGEFRWETRRTSPRVLLREDPEFQALVADVRRPTTGSYLSDAGEVRWSALPVGMAGDPDTGVIMIGYFTEQEHEFAHEALRLMMLVGLGTALLSAVGAWLVAGRILRPLRDVATIARTITGTDMSRRVPHRAPARDEIAELAGTLNAMLDRVQSGVQAQRRFVDDAGHELRTPITIVRGHLGVVDPADPEDVTDTVALVDDELERMNRLVSEMLALTRAEQPSLLRPETVDVAGLTRDLFDKLTGLGDRDWQLQAVADVRVRMDPHRITQAVVALADNATRFTGTGDRIALGSAAVAGRLRIWVSDDGPGVAPEDRHRVFRRFARGANAPRSDGAGLGLSIVEAIATTHGGRVLLDSTPGRGATFTLELPRSET